The stretch of DNA TCGGCGGGAACCACTTCATGCACACCGCCCGCGAGAACCACGACATGACGTACATCGTCTTCAACAACGAAATCTTCGGCCTGACGAAGGGGCAGACGTCGCCCACGTCACCGAAGGGCCACAAGTCGAAGACGCAGCCCCACGGGAGTGCCAAAGACCCCATCCGGCCGCTCTCGCTCGCGCTCACGTCCGGCGCCTCGTACGTCGCCCGGACGGCCGCGGTCAACCCGAATCAGGCGAAGGAGATCCTCGTCGAGGCGATGCAGCACGACGGCTTCGCCCACGTCGACTTCCTCACCCAGTGTCCGACCTGGAACAAGGACGCCCGGCAGTACGTCCCGTACATCGACATCAACGACTCCGAGGACTACGAGCACGATCCGATGGACAAGGCGGAAGCGCAGAAGATGGCCAGCGAAGCCGAACAGGCCCTCTACGAGGGTGAGGTCCTGACCGGCCGGTTCTACGTCGACAGCGACCGCCCCTCCTACTCCGAGGAGAAGCAGGCGATCGGCGAGATGCCCGAGGAACCGCTCGCCGAGCGGTAC from Haloplanus salinus encodes:
- a CDS encoding thiamine pyrophosphate-dependent enzyme; this encodes MSAFSAIGEDREIDREEFTPTLEPQATWCPGCGDFGVLKALKQAMPEVGRNPDEVLLVTGIGCSGKLNSYFECYGYHSIHGRSLPIARAAKLANPELEVIAAGGDGDGYGIGGNHFMHTARENHDMTYIVFNNEIFGLTKGQTSPTSPKGHKSKTQPHGSAKDPIRPLSLALTSGASYVARTAAVNPNQAKEILVEAMQHDGFAHVDFLTQCPTWNKDARQYVPYIDINDSEDYEHDPMDKAEAQKMASEAEQALYEGEVLTGRFYVDSDRPSYSEEKQAIGEMPEEPLAERYFDDDYEWERTHDMLLDRHK